Proteins found in one uncultured Desulfuromonas sp. genomic segment:
- a CDS encoding DUF444 family protein has protein sequence MKKTTQQPPQPPLAADEMMADLPPEQRAALESENDVAPVHRPFAVRSSEASLGPFASLYASNDMNMLQAMSAPKSSYTTHIRTLDELLERDRNREKDGFPRKIQVGRLIKPQQGAGDKVIVVPTTVEEKLIHDNQFSDPESGGGGQGGSGEGDEGEVIGEAPVRPEGEGEGQGAGEGKDAAHEVESSAYDLGRILTEQFELPNLQNKGKKSSLTQFTYDLTDRNRGFGQLLDKKATLRRVLETNIALGNVDEDGVKDPSNLLIAPRDKVYRVLSKEKDYESQAMVFFVRDYSGSMHGKATELVVSQHVMIYSWLLYQFARRVETRFILHDTEAREVPDFHTYYNMQVAGGTRVMAAYKMVNEIVEQEGLARDYNIYVFHGTDGDDWDSRGKETLPQLKQMLTYASRVGITIAEHLYAGDRKTQVETYINQAGLLDTHGNLLRLDSMGEDAPEERIIEGIKKLIAPS, from the coding sequence GCCGTGAGATCGTCCGAGGCTAGCCTGGGGCCGTTTGCCAGCCTGTATGCGTCCAATGACATGAACATGCTACAGGCGATGAGCGCTCCCAAAAGCAGCTATACCACCCATATTCGCACGCTGGATGAACTGTTGGAACGGGACCGCAATCGTGAAAAGGACGGCTTCCCGCGCAAGATTCAGGTTGGTCGGCTGATCAAGCCCCAGCAGGGGGCCGGTGACAAAGTGATCGTGGTGCCGACCACAGTGGAAGAGAAGCTGATTCACGACAATCAGTTCAGCGATCCTGAAAGTGGCGGCGGCGGTCAAGGTGGCAGTGGCGAAGGTGATGAAGGTGAAGTGATCGGTGAAGCGCCGGTGCGCCCTGAAGGAGAAGGGGAAGGGCAGGGGGCCGGTGAAGGTAAGGACGCCGCCCATGAGGTGGAATCAAGCGCCTACGATCTGGGGCGGATTCTGACCGAACAATTTGAACTGCCCAATTTGCAGAACAAAGGCAAAAAGAGTTCCCTGACTCAGTTTACCTATGATTTGACCGACCGTAATCGCGGCTTTGGCCAACTGCTCGACAAAAAAGCCACCCTGCGTCGGGTGCTGGAAACCAACATTGCTCTGGGCAACGTGGATGAGGATGGTGTCAAAGACCCTTCAAATCTGCTGATCGCGCCACGCGACAAAGTGTATCGGGTTCTGTCGAAAGAAAAGGACTATGAATCGCAGGCTATGGTGTTCTTTGTCCGTGACTACTCCGGCTCCATGCACGGAAAAGCCACTGAATTGGTGGTATCGCAGCACGTCATGATCTATAGCTGGCTGCTTTACCAGTTCGCCCGCCGGGTGGAGACCCGTTTTATCCTCCACGATACCGAAGCGCGCGAAGTCCCGGACTTTCACACCTATTACAATATGCAGGTGGCCGGAGGAACCCGAGTGATGGCTGCTTACAAGATGGTCAACGAAATTGTTGAACAGGAGGGGCTGGCCCGCGATTACAACATCTATGTCTTTCATGGCACCGATGGCGATGATTGGGACAGCCGCGGTAAGGAAACCCTGCCACAACTCAAACAGATGCTCACCTATGCCAGCCGGGTCGGCATTACCATTGCCGAGCATCTCTACGCCGGTGACCGTAAAACTCAGGTTGAGACCTATATCAACCAGGCGGGTCTGCTCGATACCCACGGCAACCTGCTGCGTCTTGACAGTATGGGGGAGGATGCACCGGAAGAGCGGATCATCGAAGGCATCAAAAAGCTGATTG